From Mugil cephalus isolate CIBA_MC_2020 chromosome 4, CIBA_Mcephalus_1.1, whole genome shotgun sequence:
CTCTGTATTATATGGTTCTCGTTCGAGTTGCTGGTCAGGTTTTTCGCCTGCCCCAGTAAAACTTCCTTCTCCAAAAACATCATGAATATCATTGACATCGTTGCCATAATCCCCTACTTCATCACCCTGGGGACTGAACTGGCAGAGACGCAAACCAACGGCGGCCAACAGGCGATGTCCCTCGCCATCCTGAGGGTGATCAGACTAGTGAGGGTGTTTCGTATTTTTAAGCTCTCCCGACACTCGAAGGGACTTCAGATTTTGGGGCAAACCCTTAAGGCCAGTATGAGGGAGCTCGGGTTgctcatattttttcttttcatcggAGTTATCCTCTTCTCCAGCGCGGTTTACTTCGCAGAAGCAGACGACCCCGCGTCGGGCTTCACAAGCATCCCAGATGCGTTCTGGTGGGCAGTTGTGACCATGACCACAGTCGGATACGGAGACATGCATCCGGTGACAATTGGTGGGAAAATAGTGGGGTCGCTGTGCGCAATAGCAGGCGTGCTGACCATTGCCTTACCCGTGCCAGTGATTGTGTCCAATTTCAACTACTTTTATCACAGGGAGACTGACGGAGAGGAGCACCCGCAGTACACGAACACGAGCAGCTGTGAGCACCTCCCCtcagaggagctgaggaggtcGTGCAGCTCCACGTCTCTCAGCAAGTCAGAGTACATGGTGATAGAGGAGGGCATCAACAGCGCGTTCAAACAACCCAACTACACCACGGAAAACAACCAGAACTGCGTCAACATCAAAAAGATTTTCTCGGACGTGTAAATGAACCCCGCAACGGATCATGTGTGAAGCATGAAGGAACAGTAGCTGCGATggttttttatatatgtatacatatatatatatatatatatatatatacatagccAGTCGTCATGTGTTGGTGCATATCTGTGGATGAACGCTGCAATTGTTCGTTTTAACAAGGCatttatcttttcattcaaGCAGATGAACAACAATGTAGAATTTCTCAGCGATCAACAACTATTAAAATCGCCTGAAAATCGTTTGCACAGAGGAAAGTGACggcaaatattaacaaaaagtTACTGGCTTGTTAAAACGGATGTCTGTTTCAGTGTATAGAGCCAGTCGATGCCTACATATCTTGATGTTGTACTGCTGGTGTTCATGATACACGTGTAGCGTATGTTGGATCTACCAGTCAAAAGCGACGTCTTGTGGTCTGTGGAAAGAAGAAGTCTCATTGTCCAGTAATGTAATCAATAGACTATGGTAACTTACATATAGCCAAATATTATCTGTTTAGGTTATATTTAATATCATAACCTGTGGAGATGTTGGATTAATATTCAGGTAACACAGCGCCGAGTGGTCTATCATCACAATTTGTGagttgagatttatttatttttcgtaAAGTTGTATTTTTATCCAGAACTGCCTATATAGCctatatattaaatacattaaatacatgttaaatgAGTGATTCGGGCTCAAACTGTTTGTTCCGAAGCGAGTagttggatttgtttttatttatttactgcgaCACGTTAACTGTGAATGTTTGAGGTCATGCGCTGACATGTGATGACAGGATGAGAGAAGCTGGGACGTGCAGCGCGTCCCCGCCTTGTGATGCAGTCTCCATGGCAACGGTGGTTTCCTGGGTAACCCCCTCGAACGTTTCCATGGCATTGTGTTGCAATTTCACCAAGACTTTCCAACTGTGGTTGGTTATCACCTTCTTTGTCCTTGGACGGAGGAACAGTGGTGCAACCATAGGATATGCATcattttatgatatttattcaatcattttatacatttgtcAAAGGTGGTTTATTCAGTGAATTCAAGAGAAGTTAGCATGGGGACGTATTAAGCAATATGAGCATCATGAAAAGCGGTAGCATCAGTTCTCTCGTTTGCTTTCACTAAAATAACATTGACTGCTCTTCAGATGTGAGCTCCATTCTCTGAGTTGGCATGCCAACTAGGTTTGACGTCAGCTACCTTTCATCACCTCCAGCTGACGCTCGAACACGACGTGAGCTTATAGTACAAAGTGGCTGAAGTGTCACAAAGAAACAAGCAACAAAACTCAAAGGAGCCTGGAAATCAATTAGAGCTGTACCtcctttcattcatcattcTTGCTTGGAGTGTATTCCAAGTGTCACTGTACTTCTATTTATGTCAGAGCTACTGTGACCAGGAATTAAGATTTATTGTAGATATATTAtggttaatatttaaaaattaacACATCTTGTCCTTAGAATGCAAGAAGTGTGGAAAAGTACCAAGGGTGAACGTGACATCTTCAGAGCTCTTCTTTTATCTGGTTAATGGCGTAAAACCTGCAAAGACATTAAAAGCTACAATAACCACAAACCCTGCTATTTGAAGccagtttgtctttcttttgttttttttttgcttcaaagATAGTTGCATAGTAACACTCACAGCAGCTATATTATCACATTGATATATTATATCAGCTCtaactatttttatttggaGTAATTAGGAGTGTGCTTCAATTTGTattgcatttgtttgtattCATAAGTTGTAACATCAGAGTTTGGttcacaagcaaaaaaaaaaaaaagacagctcaGACTCTATAAACTACTCGATGTATCATTAAGCAGTTGAGCTGTTGTTCGTAATGACTCTGAATTGCaggtttgtttaatttcagtctGTTGTTAAATCCAATGAGAGTTCATTGCTCCGAGCACAGCGCAGTACTTCCCTCTACTGGCTCAACTATATTACTGCTGTTAGGGATGTGCCTGTGTAGGactcagtcatccaggtaaaTCCCAAACACAAGCTGagacaagggcaactggacttccAGACTTCTAGGAATTAGTTTAAACTAGAAAATTAgtgaaacaaaataattttaacatAAGATTtaattttggaggctgtggtttgtagcgCTGCTGAATTACACATTTCTATTCTACCATccccattttagtcagaggAACAGGCCAAATAATGGAAACAGTGGAGCTTTGTGGCTTCttcagaactgaactgaagaaactacttggatgagtggtgaaatgtcttcttaaaaaacaaacaaaaaaacaaaaacaaaacaaaactcaaagtccagttactttttttaaaatgctttcttttgaatataccataacctggatgactgagaaccttcacatacATAAAATCCAGTCCAAGCACAAGTAATTGCCACCTTTGTGATTCTGTTCCAACATGATCTGAACATTATATCAGTTGTGATAGTGGGTGAGATGTAggatattagaatgcatttgtttttactggttcctaatgttttggcaagtgagtgtatgttgaGATTGTGACGGTAATACTTAGCCCCTTATCCTAATATTTCCATGGTGCCTTTATAAATGTGCTAGTAGCAAACAATTTCTCATGAAgcccatgttttgttttaactaaATCATCTATAATAGAGCCTCTTTAataactcaaaataaataaatgaatagtttaatttattcacaCGTAATGACCATCCTTGAATTTAATGAGAACTGATGGTATTCAGATAGTCAGAAGTCCACTACATATAGTTACGCGTTATTTTTGTGTGAAGTCTCTGATACCCAAGTCTGGGCGTAACAAAGGTTCTCTATCTGACACAGGTACTGGTGGTTGCAGGACGTTTATGCACCACTACCCTCCACTACCATGCAAGTTTTTCCCTTTCCAGTGCACGAGGAGGccagaaatgaattaaaatacttGATAAACACCACAGAGAACTTTTACAAAATAAGAACAGTATGTGTCATAAAAGGACGGTTTTTGGAAAAGTGGCTCCacagatataaaaaataaagtggccTCCAAATTGTGTCACTATATCAGGTTGCTGCTTTTTTAAGACGTGTAAGCCCCTCGCTTAAATATTTATTAGGTACGTACGTAACATGTCTGCTCAggccagaaaagaagaaaacttaggttacaaaagaaaaaaaaacaatcctttGGATGCATCCCCATTAGCTGCTGCCTTGGTGACCTCTAATCTTCCTGGGGTCTGTGTTCCTAttgctgtgtttacacatgCAGCATCGAGGAAGTGAAAGGTTTTCTGTCCTACAGCTGGCCAATGTGACCGTCTGGTATTTGTCATGCAGGTCAGGAAACTACCTTATAACTCTACCCAAAAGCTTTTAGCGTTCCCCTTGATTCTTGTGTTTCCAATGTTTCCAAACACGAATTATATTAATGTGAGGCAGAGATAGATTAAAAAATTTACATGACTTTGAACAAGCAGAGAGATCAAAATGAAGGTTATTTgatgatgaaacatgaaaagGAACAAAGATTATTAATGTGTTTGCTAAATTAATggaaagtaaaaaacaacaacatgcagaaTAGTTGCTATTATTATATCAGGAAATAGCAACATTTGTGTGGTTATCTCTAGCTTCTGCTTTGGCAGTTGAATTTACAACACAGCGTAGAGGAAGCCAGATCTGTTTTGTTGTGGTAAGTCTGTTGTGAAatacagcacacacaaaaacaaggtTTGAAGAATGGGAGTCTGTAGAAGTGGGTCAAACTAATTCACACATAGTCAGCTTCTTCTCTGctgagttttctgtttttccatttagcTCCACTGAGGCACAAGTCCCGCAGACCAGATACCATGTGTCCCACGGCTCCAGGTGGGTTGCTTCAGAACTGCTGAGTGGCTTTGTACCCTCTGTCTGCAGGAATTACGGCCCTTCGCCCGTGTATTTTTAACCAGAGGAACGTGAAAAGGTGCCTCCAAATCACCCAGCGCCGTTaatcacccccccccacccccccacccccccacccacacgtAGCGTGACGGCAGCACTGGCCGGGGACACCTGCTGTTCGTTCGGCCTTCCTCTGTTCTGCTTCGTGGAGAGGTAAGGGTTGCAGCAGAGGCAAACTTGTTAGACACAATAGGCCAGAATAGTTTGGTCTCAAGAGGAGATGAATGATGctttaataaaatgtgtgttgcCAGTTGTTCCTGCATTTGGGTTTAACCAAACGTATTAGGATATCACATACTGTAAGAGCTTGGGCCcagtgttgtagttcctgtCATGACTGCTGTAGCACCGAGGATTAAAAACATATAACTGCTGGTGTTAAAGCTGCAACGTTTCAGTGTCACTAATCAATCAGGGTCCTACACATACAGTAAGTGATTAATCTATAACTGATGCTATTTAATAATCATCAGTTAACTCTGTAACTATCCTCAGGTGCCCAGAAACGCAAATCcagttgtgttttaattttaaactccAGCCATTAGCAGGATGTGTCAATGAGCAGTGGTTTGTCACAACGTATAAAGGTCTAACATGTCACTGTTAATGCTGCTTTAGTTCACTGGTTACATTTGAAGCCTTGTTTGATTGGATTAGACGGACTGAATTAAAAAATTTAGGCTTCTGCTGAGGCTACGTTTATTCAACAGCAGTTTGCATTTGGCAGAATTTAGCTTTTGAAGACATCAGCTTCTTCCTAAAAATAAGTTTTGTTCTAGGGCATGTTTCTATAAAGCGGATCGTCCTGTACTGAAACacgtgttgtcttttttttttttttttttttaaatgtacctaTTCCTGGGTATGTATTTATGAGACATTGTTGTCACTATaggtgtaagaaaaaaaactacaaaaaattattaaataatcatTAACAGTATTTGTTTCATATGCTGCAGAGGCTCGGCTCCACTGTCTTTTAGTCTCTGTCACGTCCGTAGCAGAGAGGATTGAAAACCTATCACAACCACAGGAGGTAGCGGAGAGGGATGGCGCACACACATGAGCTTGCGCGCACGGTACGTGAACACGCACGGAGACAAAGACCGCCGCCATCCGTCAGCTCCACAGCTGGTCCTCTctgatgctgcagctgcaggcagATGTGAGAATGCAAATCTGGCATCGCGCGCGGTCGGGGTGGGGGTAAGAGGAGACCCCGGgcttccccctctcctctcatctcctcgcTGCCCTCATCATACCAACATGCACCACATGAGAGGAGTCATGCCTCGCAGCAGCGTGCTACCTCTCATGATACTCAGCACGCCATGATGGGGAGTGTCCGCCAGGAGACTCGCCTCTCGTCATCCTTGAACTTTATTGAAGCGCGCTCGTAATAAATCGCCGAAGGGAAGGGCTCGACGGCATCCGGCGCAGTTATTCACAGGGCTGGACATTCTTCTTCCTGATCTGATGATATTTTTATGTGGCACAATATTTGCCCTAAAACCGTAACTCAGCACCGCCGAAAATAGAAACCGTGAGACATATTGCCATTATCTCTCTGGGTGCCATTCATCCATCTGCTCTTTGGAGAACATGTAATGGCACTCTGGGGGCTATTCATAAAGTTCACTCTTCTGCATCAAGACGTTCCGTTCAAAGCTTTCAGTGCAGAAAGCATCTCAGACAAATCACACACCCCTTCTCCCAGAGTGAAACCACCGGCAACCATATGCTGGAAAACATGTCCCAGGTGTGAAACAAtgaaattcatttttctttcgtCTTTTAGGTGACACGGCCGACTGCAGGGGAAGGAAAAGTGCTTCGTCATCGTGCTGTAACTTTACCTGAAATATCTCACTGGCACCAGAAACGCTGTGGGCGTGATGTCACCGCGCAGCCTCCTCCCACTGCTGTCCTCAGAAATGGTCTCCACAGCAACCAGATGAGGCTGAGCAAGAGAGTCACCCAATTATGGGGACAATGCTGACTTGGGACATTTTTGAGCACTTTTCCAGCGTGTCAGTTTTATCTCATACTtgacaatacaatatttatttcatttatgaagCCTGTGGCCCTGGAAGCTGCTTTAACCCCGGCTCAGCTCTCAGGTGTCCTGTCAGAGCGGCTGGAGCGCAGTCGACTGCAGATCAGGCTGCTGCCCAAGGCGGAGACGCATATTTTGgctccaacaaacaaacaaaaaccagagcGTTCTATCATCACACTGTGACACAGGAGCTGTCACTGTACATCCCACAAGTCCCATGACGTGCGTCTGCGCTGGGGCGAAGAAACGCCACAGCCTATTCTTTCTGAAGCGGCGTGAAGAAGACTTGGCTTTGATTAAagacgccgatcagccacaacattaaaaccactgacaatataatgttctgctgggaaacctttggacctgagATACATGCAGACGTTACTTTCACATGAGGCACACacccaggcacccccaccccatggcaatgacactccttgatggctgcaACAACATCTTGtacccagacaccacaggacgccctcagaaaaaagacccatgttcattctctgatgagtcacgactgttttaaAGGCACACGGGAGAcgtgcacaatattaggaaggtggttgtaatgttatgcctgatcagtgtgttcAGAGGAGAGATGTAAGTCACTGAAGTGTGTATCCCTTTACAGAGCCCTGCTGCGTGTGCAATGTCCGGTGCACGTCCTATTGCAACCGACAcgcattttttctttaatgtctcGCCCTTGTGCAATGAGTGTCTTATTTCTAGCATGACCTTGGTGTAATATAACCTGGTGTTCCTGAACCACTCCCTTACCCTGAATTGAGTTACACTCACTCATACAGACACACTGTGTAATGCAGCATAGGGTATCCCTGCAACGGTGATACTGACTCACTCACTGACTCACGTACAGCTCTTCCCCTCAGCACCAGGACGGCTCACTGAAatgaagactttttttgtgttgtgtttgtgaggaaTGAAGAGGCTGCGTTGTACACTCTGCATGTGCGTCACGTTTCAGCCAAATGTTGCACCGTGTCTCTTTTAACttccaaaaagaaagaaaaaagcagcgTATTACTCAACATACACAGACTGTAATCATGTGTAAAACGTCTACAGGTAGCTGCTATTCTTTTAGGGTGGAGAATGAGCTAACTCAGTGGgtgtttgtgcagatttctgGGAGGTTGTCTGGCTGAGTGAGGTGCAGCTTGGCAGTGTACCGCATTGGACCAGCGTCCTTGTGTCTCTCCTGGTGTCTGGCTCTTTTCCAGCTCCTGCCCTCATCCTGCTGGGCCTCAATCTGACGAGCTCGACTCCCtcctcttgctttttttttttctttctttttcttactcTCTTTACACAATGCTCTCTCTTCCCTATCTGctccttcttccctctttttGTCTTACTCTTAGATGTAACGCTCCAGGGGACACTAAGGACAATATGGCTTCGTATTTGTGTACCTACACCACTTATTTATTGCATCCACTTTCCTGGTCCCACAGTTGCTTGAATGCGTGTCCTGGACCCTTTGCAGGACACCTCAGCTTCTATCTCCTGAGCAGCAATGCTGAAATGACTCATCTCCCCGAGGGTTAAACAAATTGAGACTCAGTGAAGatgcattggaaaaaaaaaaagtgtttagcAGTAAGGCTGTGGGATTGCTCGATACCCCGAGGAGTAGGgggaaaataatagaaaatggagaaattgccttagagaaaacaaaaaggaaaaaggatgAGATTATTTTTAGCATGTTTTCAATATGGAGGATTTAGCAAGAGAGAATTTGCTAATTACACACAGGAGAGAGTTGAATCATCACATCCAGAAGCAGACAACCTGTATTACGTCCTATGCAGAGCTCATCTGCTCCAACTTATCACATTACGTTGGCTATTACATTGAGCTTGTAATAGACAGAGTCTCTTAAAGGTGAATTCTGGTGGAATTTGAACCTTTTTGTCTGAAACCTCATccctattgtgtgtgtgtgtgtgtgtgtgtgtgtgcgtgcatgcgtatGTGTGGGCAAACCTGTGGCTGCTGCAATGCAGTATCAAGGAGCAAGGAGGCACGGCAGACCTCCGTTGCTCATAAACGATCACTGCACTCCAGGGACTGCAGGGGCTGAGCTGCACTAGAATTTAGCATTGATAAACATACACGGTGCATTTTGAATTGACCTTGAACACatctaatttttttctcatttcatagTTACCTCTCTGTGATAGATACTGATACACTAATAATAAATGATGGACCTTTTACGCACCAAAATTGAGCTACATATCAGTACTAGCAGgctaaatatttcaaatgaaaaatggcCTCTGGTCAGATTTGAATTCTACTGATCACCTTGTTCAGAACATGCAAAGTCTGTATCCATATATGTGATAGAGATCAGTTACAGACTTTTTACGGTGAAACATGTaggacttttctttctttcttacttactttctttctttctttcttttattggaCAATACAGTACAGACAACACAGATGTAGGACTTTTCTGTCGTATGCAAAGTGAcactaaactaaaacattagGTCCAGTGGGTTTAAATAACATGCATAACGTACACCCTCCTCATTGCACATGATTAAATGGTTTTGAACttaatttgtacttttttttaagtcaagTAAACATTAAGACAGTCTGGACTTGTCATTCATCTAACAGATCAATGACAATGACTCTCAGTTCCCAAGttcattttctctgctgcctGTTCCTGCGCCAAAACatctgatggagatgaagagaagTCCTGAAATCAATACCTCTTGGAAACACGCTCCCTGTCGACACCCTCATCTGCCAGCTTACACAGCCaatcgtttgtttgttttttgttgttttttttgtgtgtggccGTATGATTTAAGCAGGTGGATTATTTAGAGTGCTGGGAcctcttgtttttaattaaaggaaGCCACCAAATGCACAGAGAGCCGAGCATTAACAGTCTTTGTAACGGGCCCTGGGCTCATAAATAATGATTGTGCTGTCATGAGGAACCGGGGAAAGCCATTAAAAGAAAGTGAGATGGATCTATGCGTGTGGCagcagcaggcaggcaggcagacagacagaagggaCGAGGTCGGGAGCCTTGATGCTCCTCGGTCTGCCAGGAGTAACCTTGGCAAAGCTCAGTCTCACACAAATCATCCTGCTGTCTTCCCCATCCCCCAAATTCCTgctccttcacctccctcctGTCCGCAAACAAGGGATTCCCGCTGACCTTTGGCTCCTCCGGAGGTCAGTTCTTGACGCGGTGCCTTCCTTTCCCGTTCCAGCTACAGATGACAAGAATCGCTATTGATTCGTTTGTTTTCCATTCAGAGTATAGCTGGGTGCAATGATGGGAGGTTTTGCTCTATTTTTGTCCCCCTTCCCATCTATTATTCATGAAGCTCGTTGCCAGGAAAAATTACGAGTATGAATGCTGTGGACACACAATGAAGAAGAACTACAAGGCAGAAAATGCATAATAATGATGAGTGCGTGATTGTTGATGGTTTAATACATGCTAATGAGCTTAGAAATACTCCTGTAAACTGGATCACTGCAGCAACCGTAGATGTTTCTCCAGACCTGGGTTGAGATGGTCTCTGGACAAATTAACATGCAGAATTCCCCCAAAGAAGCTCAATGTTGACAATATGATAAATATAGTATCTGGGTTACGGattgaaaacatgaaataaaacgtGGTGCTCAGCAATGCTGGAGATGTGTACCCCTTTAAGCTGCCCACACTGCAGATAAGGTAAGTAGTGGTTTCAATGCGCCCTTTCCTTCTCCATCACCAGCGCGTCTCTTGGTATGCATAGCAATGCTTGACTGCAGGTTTGACTAAGCTTTACGTACCAGCCCTGCAGCCGAGGCAGAAACTTTTCACCCACAAATGTTTCATtcagctgaaaaaaacaaacacatctctGCCTCCTACCGAGCTGAGACCATACATGGCCAACAAAGGCCGctcataaatgtgtgttttgacacGTGTGCGTGGGGCTGTGGCTCCGTGAAATTGCTTAATCTCCTCCTTGCCCACGACGTAGGGTGATTCTTTCATGCATGTCGTTTCAAGTCAGTGTCTGAAGACGCTGCTCTGCTCGCCATGTAGACTGTTAGGAGAC
This genomic window contains:
- the LOC125007261 gene encoding potassium voltage-gated channel subfamily A member 3-like isoform X1 — protein: MDGQTSSVIRSPSSERHRGRNATENRGNAEVQKGVMTVENMLEESVVLSAPHLSADRYERGRQGCCERVVINISGLRFETQLKTFNQFPDTLLGDPRKRMRYFDPLRNEYFFDRNRPSFDAILYYYQSGGRIRRPVNVPIDIFSEEIRFYQLGEEAMEKFREDEGFIKEEERILPKNDFQKQVWLLFEYPESSGPARGIAIVSVLVILISIVIFCMETLPEFRDERDHTKVTHTVNGTALYVPSPFTDPFFVIETLCIIWFSFELLVRFFACPSKTSFSKNIMNIIDIVAIIPYFITLGTELAETQTNGGQQAMSLAILRVIRLVRVFRIFKLSRHSKGLQILGQTLKASMRELGLLIFFLFIGVILFSSAVYFAEADDPASGFTSIPDAFWWAVVTMTTVGYGDMHPVTIGGKIVGSLCAIAGVLTIALPVPVIVSNFNYFYHRETDGEEHPQYTNTSSCEHLPSEELRRSCSSTSLSKSEYMVIEEGINSAFKQPNYTTENNQNCVNIKKIFSDV